One Solanum pennellii chromosome 10, SPENNV200 genomic region harbors:
- the LOC107001661 gene encoding probable glycosyltransferase At5g03795: MDSTTTTTTTTDDSSSSSCSSISSSKVLCLIAISLILVSFYFGLNSSTSYVYAKNDHENINPPIVQLEKKFISNLEKVEAGLVRVRVAIKEAQSKNQTLDDPEYVPTGPIYWNPTAFHRSYMEMEKHFKIFVYEEGEPPVFHYSASEGILGIEGILIHQIEISKFRTNDPEKAHVYFLPFSVLSIVSYVYVVDSRSWGPMQNTAADYIDSISRKYPYWNRSLGSDHFMLACHDWAPTISFAVPYLYKNSIRVLCNANTSERFDPTKDVSLPEIYLPQGKMDGLIGGPSPSHRSVLVFYAGGIHGYIRQVLMEHWGKNDDSDVQIHEYLPKNMSYYGMIRKSKFCICPSGYEVASPRMVEALYMGCVPVLLKDHYVAPFNDVLNWNSFSVQMNSRDIPNLKKILMSISQTQYIRMQKRGLQVRRHFEVNFPPKRYDVFHMILHSIWLRRLNIQVHDTKDG; encoded by the exons atggattctactactactactactactactactgatgattcttcttcttcttcttgttctagTATTAGTAGTAGCAAAGTTTTGTGTTTAATTgcaatttcattgattttagtttcattttattttggcTTAAATAGTTCAACAAGTTATGTTTATGCCAAGAATGATCATGAGAATATTAATCCTCCAATTGttcaattagaaaaaaagttTATAAGCAATTTAGAGAAAGTTGAAGCTGGTCTTGTTAGAGTTAGAGTTGCTATAAAAGAAGCTCAAAGTAAAAATCAAACATTGGATGATCCTGAATATGTTCCTACTGGTCCAATTTATTGGAATCCCACTGCTTTTCACAG AAGCtacatggaaatggagaaacatTTCAAGATTTTCGTATACGAGGAAGGTGAGCCCCCTGTATTTCACTATAGTGCTAGTGAAGGAATCCTTGGAATTGAAGGAATTCTGATTCATCAGATAGAAATTAGTAAGTTTCGGACGAATGATCCTGAGAAAGCTCATGTTTACTTCCTCCCATTCAGTGTCTTGTCGATTGTCAGCTATGTTTATGTTGTCGATTCTCGTTCATGGGGTCCTATGCAGAACACAGCAGCAGATTATATTGATAGTATATCAAGAAAATACCCTTATTGGAACAGAAGCCTTGGATCTGATCACTTCATGCTTGCTTGCCATGATTGG GCTCCTACGATTTCATTTGCGGTTCCTTACTTGTATAAGAACTCGATACGAGTACTATGCAATGCAAATACCTCTGAAAGATTTGATCCTACCAAGGATGTGTCCTTACCAGAAATCTATCTCCCTCAAGGTAAGATGGACGGTTTAATTGGAGGTCCGTCTCCATCTCATCGTTCTGTCTTGGTTTTCTACGCGGGAGGTATCCATGGCTACATTAGACAAGTGCTAATGGAGCATTGGGGAAAGAACGATGATTCAGATGTGCAGATTCACGAGTACCTTCCGAAGAACATGTCATACTATGGCATGATTAGAAAGAGCAAGTTCTGTATTTGCCCGAGTGGTTATGAAGTAGCTAGCCCAAGAATGGTTGAGGCACTTTACATGGGGTGTGTACCTGTACTGTTGAAAGATCATTATGTAGCGCCTTTTAACGATGTTTTGAACTGGAATAGTTTTTCTGTTCAAATGAATTCGAGAGATATACCTAATCTGAAGAAAATCTTGATGTCAATATCTCAAACTCAGTACATCAGAATGCAGAAAAGAGGCCTTCAAGTTAGAAGGCATTTCGAGGTAAATTTTCCTCCGAAAAGATATGATGTTTTTCATATGATTCTTCATTCCATTTGGCTTAGAAGGCTAAACATTCAAGTCCATGATACTAAGGATGGATGA